One genomic segment of Culturomica massiliensis includes these proteins:
- a CDS encoding biotin--[acetyl-CoA-carboxylase] ligase: MENELKKYSLAGFRVLEYNALESTNTTAAALPREELRDKTVVLTYRQAAGRGQGSNTWESEPGKNISVSIVFCPRACEASRQFAVSMVIALGCRDFIRKFTEDCTVKWPNDIYVGECKIAGILIEHCISGNRIASSVCGIGLNVNQKQFCSDAPNPVSLLQLTGKELNIQQALEMLLACIDKWYGRIEDYACLEKEYRESMYRREGVYKWEDERGRFRASIAGVDEYGRLVLKDITGKDRVYGFKEVKFC; the protein is encoded by the coding sequence ATGGAGAACGAATTGAAAAAATATAGTTTGGCCGGCTTTCGGGTTTTAGAATACAATGCGCTCGAATCCACCAATACTACGGCTGCGGCATTGCCGAGGGAAGAACTGAGGGATAAGACGGTTGTATTGACTTATAGGCAGGCTGCGGGCCGTGGGCAGGGAAGCAATACATGGGAAAGTGAACCGGGGAAAAATATCTCTGTCAGTATCGTATTTTGTCCCCGGGCGTGTGAGGCGTCCCGGCAATTTGCCGTATCTATGGTAATAGCATTGGGTTGTCGTGATTTTATTCGTAAATTTACAGAGGATTGTACTGTAAAATGGCCGAACGACATTTATGTCGGGGAGTGCAAAATCGCCGGTATTTTGATCGAGCATTGTATTTCCGGTAACCGGATCGCCAGTTCGGTATGTGGGATCGGACTGAATGTCAATCAGAAACAGTTTTGTTCTGATGCACCCAATCCGGTATCCTTGTTGCAATTGACGGGTAAAGAGTTGAATATACAGCAGGCCTTGGAGATGCTACTGGCATGTATAGACAAGTGGTATGGGCGGATTGAAGATTATGCGTGTCTGGAAAAAGAGTACCGGGAGAGTATGTATCGCCGGGAAGGTGTTTATAAATGGGAGGATGAGCGGGGACGTTTTCGGGCTTCGATCGCAGGTGTGGATGAATATGGCCGGCTTGTACTGAAAGACATTACAGGAAAAGACCGTGTGTATGGTTTCAAAGAAGTGAAATTTTGTTGA
- a CDS encoding OmpA family protein, with translation MKKWCFAIGIVWGCLSVAAGQDMDKKFQRQFQVIKELVRQRNYDAAIQVLDKMGNDAGRYAEFSFLRADIYDRLGDTDREIEAIHQGLLLDSVHYTNYYYFLGECYFGRGDYVNARQNYKLYLERDTKLSRKEAANHRVINCDFAQKALMTQEKRPVELYIGSDKDVYWPSLDVTGRTVLYTCLDKGNEDIWSYRDGAGIPLNFNTTEGNEGTQSLTADGQMMYFTGCERPDSRGSCDIYVAYRISDTLWSEPINLGYPVNTDAWEAQPAVSADGTKLFFASTRQGGKGGSDIWFSTLLQRNPDGRQLWSQPKPLYFNTSGNEMAPFLYYDGRVLFFASDGYPGMGGMDIYRVDLDSLNEPENIGITVNSYKNEMGFVVDATGRWGYFSSDLDGTKNIYRYELEDFLRCQEMAYLHLITENEEGEKVVPDRLLVIHPEKGDTLAYYDGVYAPAEMLSCVPAQSLLLLSVQKGGYLYYSDTIHVGRADYAHPQTRVIVLKKIRKEASQVLNGIFFDVDDYSLRPESRFELEQLVEFLKNNPSVKIEIAGFTDNSGSAEYNEHLSDARAFEVYKYLFVNHIKKERMSYKGYGMAHPVASNETETGRARNRRTEIKIMN, from the coding sequence ATGAAAAAGTGGTGTTTTGCAATAGGGATTGTGTGGGGATGTTTATCTGTGGCTGCCGGACAGGATATGGATAAAAAATTTCAGCGGCAGTTTCAGGTCATAAAAGAACTGGTGCGTCAGCGGAATTATGATGCTGCTATACAGGTCTTGGATAAAATGGGGAATGATGCCGGACGTTATGCTGAATTTTCTTTTTTGCGTGCGGATATATACGATCGACTGGGAGATACCGATCGGGAGATTGAAGCGATACATCAGGGATTGTTGCTGGATTCCGTGCATTATACCAATTACTATTATTTTTTAGGGGAGTGTTATTTCGGGAGGGGGGATTATGTGAATGCCCGGCAAAATTATAAGTTATATCTTGAGCGGGATACGAAGTTGAGCCGTAAGGAGGCTGCGAATCATCGCGTGATTAACTGTGATTTTGCTCAAAAGGCTTTGATGACTCAGGAAAAACGTCCGGTTGAATTGTATATCGGCTCGGATAAGGATGTGTATTGGCCTTCGTTGGATGTTACGGGGAGGACAGTGCTTTATACATGTCTGGACAAGGGAAATGAGGATATATGGTCGTATCGTGATGGTGCGGGAATACCTTTAAATTTCAATACGACGGAAGGAAATGAAGGTACACAATCGCTTACCGCCGATGGGCAGATGATGTATTTTACCGGTTGCGAGCGTCCGGATTCCCGCGGTAGCTGTGATATTTACGTGGCTTACCGGATTTCGGATACACTTTGGTCCGAACCGATTAATCTGGGATATCCTGTCAATACGGATGCCTGGGAAGCGCAACCGGCGGTATCAGCCGACGGGACTAAATTGTTTTTTGCTTCGACCCGGCAAGGAGGTAAGGGAGGAAGTGATATCTGGTTTTCTACATTGTTGCAAAGAAATCCGGACGGACGACAACTTTGGTCGCAACCGAAACCTTTGTATTTCAATACGTCCGGTAATGAAATGGCGCCTTTTCTTTATTACGATGGGAGAGTTTTGTTTTTTGCTTCAGACGGTTATCCGGGGATGGGAGGTATGGATATATACCGGGTAGATCTGGACAGTTTGAATGAACCGGAAAATATAGGGATAACGGTGAATAGCTATAAAAATGAAATGGGGTTTGTCGTCGATGCTACCGGAAGATGGGGGTATTTCTCTTCCGATCTGGATGGAACGAAGAATATTTACCGGTATGAGTTGGAAGACTTTTTGCGTTGTCAGGAAATGGCTTATCTGCATTTGATAACTGAAAATGAAGAAGGGGAGAAAGTCGTCCCGGATCGGTTGTTGGTGATACATCCGGAGAAAGGAGATACGTTGGCTTATTATGACGGGGTGTATGCTCCGGCAGAAATGTTGTCGTGCGTACCTGCGCAGAGTCTTTTGTTGCTTAGTGTACAAAAAGGCGGATATTTGTATTATTCAGATACGATACATGTCGGTCGGGCCGATTATGCACATCCTCAGACCCGGGTGATCGTACTGAAAAAAATTCGGAAAGAGGCTTCACAGGTTTTGAACGGGATCTTTTTCGATGTGGATGATTATAGTCTGCGCCCGGAGTCGCGTTTTGAACTGGAACAATTGGTTGAGTTTCTGAAAAATAACCCTTCAGTTAAAATTGAGATTGCCGGATTTACGGATAACAGCGGATCGGCAGAATACAATGAGCATTTATCGGATGCCAGGGCTTTTGAAGTGTATAAATATCTCTTTGTGAATCATATTAAGAAGGAGCGTATGAGTTATAAGGGATATGGTATGGCTCATCCGGTGGCTTCCAATGAGACCGAGACGGGAAGAGCTCGCAACAGGAGAACGGAAATTAAAATAATGAATTGA
- the rbr gene encoding rubrerythrin — MDRSLKGTLTEQNLLKAFAGESQAKNRYTFFAEVARKEGYEQIAGIFYETALQEETHAKRFFSYLEGGMVEITAAYPAGAILQTELNLQEAAEGEYDEWHNLYPAFGEIAAGEGFKAVASLFRHVTEVEQMHENRYLKLLDNLRTGLVFARPEEVRWYCRKCGYVHVGKTPPKVCPSCLQPQGFFELFPDNY; from the coding sequence ATGGACAGATCATTAAAAGGAACGCTGACGGAGCAAAATTTACTGAAAGCTTTTGCGGGAGAGTCGCAGGCTAAAAACCGGTATACATTTTTTGCCGAAGTAGCCCGTAAAGAGGGATATGAGCAGATTGCCGGTATTTTTTACGAGACGGCTTTACAGGAAGAGACTCATGCGAAACGTTTTTTCAGTTATCTGGAAGGCGGGATGGTTGAGATTACGGCGGCTTATCCGGCCGGGGCGATTTTGCAGACGGAGCTGAATTTACAGGAAGCGGCAGAAGGGGAGTATGACGAATGGCATAACCTGTATCCCGCATTCGGAGAGATTGCTGCCGGAGAAGGATTTAAAGCCGTTGCTTCTCTTTTCAGGCATGTGACGGAAGTTGAGCAGATGCATGAAAACCGTTATCTGAAATTGTTGGATAATTTGCGGACCGGTCTTGTATTTGCCCGTCCGGAAGAGGTACGGTGGTATTGTCGGAAATGCGGATATGTGCATGTGGGTAAAACGCCGCCCAAGGTGTGTCCGTCCTGTTTGCAACCGCAAGGTTTTTTCGAGTTGTTTCCGGATAATTATTGA
- a CDS encoding 4Fe-4S dicluster domain-containing protein produces MSGLVEKLKKDIHYIEGMNSCMNCGVCTAICPAAEFYNYDPRMIVDSVQRGDEETIAQFIRSDAIWYCGECMSCKTRCPRGNTPGLIIMALRKLAQEEGTFTCSEKGRQQYALKRVIDHNILERGYCVTPDIVKPEMHPEQGPVWEWVYAHLDDVFERVHANYRKPGPGALREIDEASMEELRKIFDVTGGTDFMNRIQQCSEEKAAEEGADMEQYLMSVYTQNNGQHS; encoded by the coding sequence ATGTCCGGATTAGTTGAGAAACTGAAAAAAGATATTCATTACATCGAAGGGATGAACAGTTGTATGAACTGCGGGGTATGTACGGCTATTTGTCCGGCTGCCGAGTTTTACAATTACGATCCGCGTATGATCGTCGATTCGGTACAACGAGGCGATGAAGAAACGATTGCCCAATTCATCCGCTCAGATGCCATCTGGTATTGCGGTGAATGCATGTCGTGTAAAACCCGTTGTCCCCGGGGCAACACGCCCGGCCTCATCATTATGGCGTTACGTAAATTGGCCCAGGAAGAAGGTACGTTCACCTGTTCTGAAAAAGGCAGACAGCAATACGCGCTTAAAAGAGTCATCGACCACAATATTCTGGAACGGGGATACTGTGTCACTCCGGATATTGTCAAACCGGAAATGCATCCGGAACAAGGGCCGGTATGGGAATGGGTGTATGCTCACCTCGACGATGTATTCGAGCGGGTACACGCCAACTACCGGAAGCCGGGGCCCGGAGCTTTGCGGGAAATCGATGAAGCGAGCATGGAAGAACTCCGTAAAATATTCGATGTCACCGGAGGTACCGATTTTATGAACCGGATACAGCAATGCTCCGAAGAAAAAGCAGCGGAAGAAGGCGCCGACATGGAACAATACCTCATGTCGGTATATACCCAAAACAACGGACAACATTCATAA
- a CDS encoding heterodisulfide reductase-related iron-sulfur binding cluster, with product MDLLGKQQIWNEYQKEIAEDKYFYARSCIRQTFFPGSEWAYLDILRNKLQKEVMEDARHTTCTGIGYHSDIVPAETIMTVVARHFALMTEAGYENMTPSCITSFGIYTEILDTWEHHPEIEEKIREFLWKATKREFKKPKNLAHTSDIIYKFRNEIAIQAKYTLKDVHTGRALRGVDHIGCHYAKMFPSKGIGGAEFPAVLTGMIEAWGGDPVDYPERRHCCGFGFRNYLVMANRGFSVANSKKKFESMQPYAPDFIVANCPGCAMFLDKWQYTISEMEGTTYGTDGYGIPVLTYEELTALILGYDPWEIGLQMHQVAVEPLLDKMGIDYDPEAKYKNSKGISLGEPTCPTYLKVK from the coding sequence ATGGATTTACTCGGCAAACAACAGATATGGAACGAATACCAGAAAGAAATTGCAGAAGATAAATACTTCTATGCACGCAGTTGTATTCGCCAGACATTTTTTCCCGGATCGGAATGGGCTTATCTGGACATTCTTCGTAACAAATTGCAAAAAGAGGTCATGGAAGACGCACGTCATACAACCTGTACAGGTATCGGCTACCATTCGGATATCGTTCCGGCAGAAACCATTATGACCGTCGTCGCCCGCCATTTCGCCCTGATGACCGAAGCCGGTTATGAAAACATGACCCCTTCCTGTATTACGTCATTCGGTATTTATACGGAAATTCTCGATACCTGGGAACATCACCCGGAAATAGAGGAAAAAATACGGGAATTCTTATGGAAAGCGACAAAACGGGAATTTAAAAAGCCTAAAAATCTGGCTCATACTTCGGATATCATTTATAAATTCCGGAATGAAATTGCAATTCAGGCGAAATATACATTAAAAGACGTTCATACCGGACGAGCCTTGCGCGGGGTTGACCACATCGGCTGCCATTACGCCAAAATGTTTCCTTCCAAAGGAATCGGAGGAGCAGAATTTCCCGCCGTACTCACCGGCATGATAGAAGCTTGGGGCGGAGATCCCGTCGACTACCCGGAACGCCGGCATTGCTGCGGATTCGGTTTCAGAAACTACCTTGTTATGGCAAATCGCGGATTTTCTGTCGCCAATTCCAAGAAGAAATTCGAATCCATGCAGCCTTATGCGCCTGATTTTATCGTAGCCAATTGTCCGGGGTGTGCGATGTTCCTCGACAAATGGCAATATACGATCAGCGAAATGGAAGGCACCACTTACGGAACGGACGGCTACGGTATCCCCGTCCTGACCTATGAAGAACTGACTGCATTGATTTTAGGCTACGATCCGTGGGAAATCGGATTACAGATGCACCAGGTTGCAGTAGAGCCCCTTCTGGATAAAATGGGAATAGACTACGATCCGGAGGCCAAATACAAAAACAGTAAGGGAATTTCTTTGGGAGAACCGACCTGTCCGACGTATTTGAAAGTGAAATAA